The window CAGTTTTGAACTTAACCGGAATCTCATTATACTTTAGATGACTATATTTATACATCTATCAATGTCAACGCATACGAATAACGAATTTCTAAGAACAACTTGAAACCAAATTTGAATTTGCTTTGTAGATTGACAAAAGTTGTTTTCTGAGTTTCTCTTTCCTTGACTAAAATCTATTTATAGTTATTAAAATATTATTGTTTGTTCTTCTCAATGATCAATTCAATCAACAACTTGTGTTAGCAAACTTGCAGGTGATCCTTTCTTCTTCTCTTTTTGGTTATATATTCTACTAAACTTCACAAGTGTATGTCTACCAACAACTATATGGATCGAGGAAATAAGATTGAGTTATGGAAAATGCTAGGAATAGAGGATTGAAGAGTGAGAGATTAAAAGTTTTATAGCTAGACATGGACGACGAGCACGAGTGAGTTCTTGACAATGTTGAATGGTTCTCATTGGGTAGATCAACTTTTTTTCATAGTTCACGTCTGTTAATCTCCAAAAAAATTAAAAACACTTACATTCGTTTTCAATAATTATACGGAAGATCGGAGTTATATCTTAAAAATTGTCTATTATGTTTTCAAGATTTAAGTTTTCGAACTCGTATATATTATATGAGAAATTTTAAATACATACCCCTTGCTTAATACACCCCTCATCTAGTTTTTCATTTCAAAATTAAACTTAATACACATCTCAAACTGCCTATAATACCTTTATATCTAAAACTAAGAAATAATATGTTATTTAGTATAATTATTATAAATTTACTATATATTTTGGTAACTCTTTTATGTATTTTTTTCTATTTTCTACTAGAAATTTTTTATTTACATCGTCAAATTTATAATCAAAAGACTATTATTACACAAACTCCAAATCTCCGATGCGACATCAATCATTTGGAATTCAAAAAAAATATCAACCATTTCAAGTTTTCGAAATTCACAGGCTAGTAGAAGTACACTAGGTCCCTAGCTATTAAACATATATACCTACTTTTTTCAATACAACATGTCAAAATGAACATGTAGTACTTCAAAATGGTCTGCAAGATCAAACTAATACAAAAAAAAGAACTAATTTCAGTTTACCCCCATCAACTTTAGGTCGATCATCATGTTAGTCCTTCTTTTTCAATTTCATCAAAAACACCCCTTAACTTCCAATTTTCATCAGCCGCGCATGTCCAAACCTCTAATCTCTATCCAATTCCTTTGTCAAGTGATGACTTGATATCAATAAGAAAGAAAAAAGGAAAAATAGACAAATTGCATTCAATCCCACTAAAATCACTAAGGTTAGGGGGTTGTGATGGGAACGAAGATGTGTATCGATATGGGGGAAAAATGGTCTGAAAAGTAACTTTCAGAATTTGACTTTCTTCTTGATATCAAGTCATCACTTGACATAGGAATTGGATGGATATTGGAGGTTTGGACATGCGCGGCTGATGAAAATTAGAAGTTGAGGGGTGTTTTTGATGAAATTGAAAGAAGAATGACTAACATGATAATTGATCTAAAGTTGATGGGGGTAAACTGAAATTAGTCCAAAAAGAAAAAGAAAAAAAGAGACAGAACCCAAATGAACCGATGTTAATTGAATGATACATGTGGTAGCACTCGAAATTCGGGTCATGAATTCTAAAAGTAGTTTTTTTTTGGTTGCGTATGAAACTATGAATTGTGGAGAAGAGTCAAGTTTAGGGAAGAAGTAGTTGTTTCAATGGTCTTAGGGTAGGAGATTAGATTTCTAATTGTGATTTCCTTTTCTTTTTTAATAATAGATGTCTGTTTTAGTCATTAAACATGCATAAAATATTTGATGTGAAACATAAATTAATACGAGTGTGTATTAAGAGATTAGGGGTGTGTATTTAAAAGGAGAAATTATTGGTCACTCCATTAGCTTTCATGCGCTCGACAGTTTACTCCATTAACTTTCAATTTCAATCGATTACTCCATTAACTATCCAATGTCACACAATTTGGTCCATCCGTTAAGTCGCCGTCCAAATCAGTGGTTAAGTTGCTGACTGGACATATTTTTCAACTGAAAATTCCATTTAACACCCCACCTNNNNNNNNNNNNNNNNNNNNTATAATAGGCTTTGGTTCATAAACTTTTGTTGGATTTGAGTGAGTGGAAAGTGAAGCCAAAACCACAGCTTACTTACTGTTTGGGAAGCCATGGCTGGCCAAAGAGAGAGAGAGAGAGAGGTGGGGTGTTAAATGGAATTTCCAGTTGAAAAATATGTCCAGTCAGCAACTTAACCACTGATTTGGACGGCGACTTAACGGATGGACCAAATTGTGTGACATTGGATAGTTAATGGAGTAATCGATTGAAATTGAAAGTTAATGGAGTAAACTGTCGAGTGCATGAAAGTTAATGGAGTGACCAGTAATTAATTCTATTTAAAATTACTTGTATTATATTGATCTTGGTTTCATAATACAGAAAACAGTTTTGTAATCATGTATCGAACATGCCCTAAATAATAGGAAACATCTTTGATTTTCTTCTTTGAACAAGTTGCCTACACATATTAGACATAGAATCTAAGGTGTGGAATGTTTGAGCCTCTGTCATATCTTTCTTATATGATGCAGTGCAAAGGGGTTAACTCATTTGGAATTTCAAGGAGTCCATATTTAAGTTTAATTAATATTATTATTTCAAAATATGTCTATTTACTAAACTTGTTGAATGAGTATGATTTAATGTGGGATTGGAAAGTGGGTATTCTAGAATGTATTAGAAGAAAAGGGGGATTATGCATTGTATTAGTATTTACTAGAGGGTTGAGTTAGCTCTTTAAAAGGGACATCCATGTATGAGAAATATAGACTTTGTTTATGAATATTTCTATTAAGAAAAATAGAGCTTTACTCTTTTTATCAATCTCATTTCTTTATATGTGTCGTTGTTCTAGTTATCATCCTCTACTGATCCGTTCCCGCATCATTTGGTACTAGAGCCACGCTACGCTCTTTGGGTTGCTTCCACTAATCTCATGGCGGTAAGAAGAGGTGGAGGAAAGCGTGGAAACCATATGAAAGATGAGAAATCAATAGGTGAAGAACTTCATGCACTTCGAAGAAAAGTTGAGAGAATTGCCTTGCTAATTGAATGCCTAGAAGCTCGTAAGAAGCATGGTGGATCAAGAAGCGGGTATCCTTATCATGAGACCAAGACAGAGATACGATCAAATCATCGACGTCGTCCATCTCAAAGGTCTAAGAATCACTTGTGGAAGGTTGGATCATCAAGATTTCAAGAATGGCTTGAAGTTGCAAGAGGCACTTATGCAAAGGAATGCGAGGTTGAAGATGTTGAAGATCTTGAGATGGAGGTCAAAGAATTCAATAGGGATTCAAATATGAAGGTATGTCATTTGTTTCCTTTTGAGTTAGAGATTGAGCATGGAGATAATATTGAAGTAGATTGAAATTCACCACCCATCTATGATGCATATCTTGATGTTGAATCTTTTGACCCAACAAAAGAAAATATTGATGAATCTCTTCATGACAACAATTTTGGTGATACATGCCTAATTGGAGACCAAGAGTTTGAGTTTTCGAAAGAAGTACTTGCATGCTCAGATGAATTACTTGAACCTAGTGATTTGGATGACAAAGTTTTATTTAATGAACAAGGTAAGAGTCATGGTGCATTTTTGGTTTATGAAAATGGTGGTGTAGATTTGGAAACTAAAGTTGGGTTTTCACATGCCTCACAATGCTCCATTAGATTTGAATTTCACTACCATGATCCTTTTTGGGATGATTTCATGAAAGCTTAGATCAATACCAAGTCAAGAACAAAGAATGAGTTATTGCAAGTGTTGGAGCTTAATGCATGTAATATTTGTGCATCAGAAAAACTTCTTCAAAGGATTGAGTTGTGCGCCTCTTTTGTCGAGATGCTACTTGTCAGCATCACGAAGGAAACAAAGAGAAGCAAGAAGATAGGGTGGTGACATTATGAACTTTTTGATGAATTTGATTTCAAGCATGCGAACTTATGGACTAGTTCTTTCTCACCCCAGGGAGAATGATGCAATGCAAAAGGGGGATTAACTCATTTGGAATTTCAAGGAGTCCATATTTAACTTTAATTAATAGTTATTATTTCAAAATATGTCTATTTAGTAGACTTGTTGAATGAGTATGATTTAATGTGTGATTGGGAAGTGGGTATTCTAGAATGTATTAGAAGAAAATGGGGATTATGCATTGTATTAACATTTATTAGAGGGTTGGGTTAGCTCTTTAAAAGGAACATCCATGTATGAGAAAGATAGACTTTGTTTATGAATATTTCTATTAAGAAAAATAGAGCTTTGCTCTCTTTATCAATCTCATTTCTTTAGATGTGTCTATCTTGTTCTAGTTATCAACCTCTACCGATCCGTTCTCGCATCATTATAATATGCAGACTCCAATTATAAAGTAAGAAGTTCATCTTGCATAAAATCTTGAGAATAAAAGCTCTTAGTATGAGGTGGTGCAACTCGTTGGAGCTATCTCAGATCACGAGACCATTAAACATTGGGTATAGATATAATTAATGACTACACGTGTGTTATATGAAGGTTGCAGAGAATCAAATGCATGTGGCAAGGTTCTTTCGTGCAACCAATAAAACCAATGAGTATTGCAACCCCATTATTATGGCTGCTTTCAAACCTTTGATTATTATTTACCTATTATTGAAGATGTTTGACCCATTATACAAGTGTTTATCCCGAACGTACCTTTCCATTTGTTTGGGATCCAATTTAATCATCTTTTAGACACCGTTTAATCTGGTTATTCTAGATACCGTTTAATCTTTTATTCTGGACATTGGTAACTTCCCGGGGTTGTTGGTGTTCACCTTAGTCACCGGAGTTTTGTCTTTCTTTTTTGTTGAACTCGTGTTTTCTGCAATTTGTTCTTCGGCTTTCTCTTCGCTTCCAGTTCGGTTTAGGGTTTAAGGATCTTCTGTTTTTTTTTTAAATTCCAATTCGTACTCCTGTGTTTAGTTCCATTTTGTTCTCTTCCTTAGTTCTTTAGTTATTTGGTTTTCTATTCAATTGCTTTTGTTTGCTTCACTATTGTAAACCTTGGGTCAGGCCTTTGTTATGGCTATGTTATATTCCTAGGTCTTGAGCCTTCTTTAATGAAGTGGTTGTTTGACCCAAAAACATCTAAAAACACAAGATCGACCAATATTGTAGTAGATCCATTTGTATTATTGTATACATCAATAATGTTAGTACCGTAACAGTACAACATCTATAAACAACTTATCATCATATCATCATATGACAATTTTTTTCCAGTTCTTATATTTTATTTGTATTATTGTATAAATCACATGGATTTAATAACTTCATGTTGGATAGTACTACAATAGCTTTATCACTATGAATCCAAGTACTCGGGTTTCAATAATCAATTGACTAGAAAAAAAAAACTCATTTAATATAAAGCGAACACAAACTTTCAAATCTCCAACAAACTTTCAAATCTCCAGCAAACTTCATAAGCACCCTCCTATCTAATTAGATTCTAAAAGTTTTGATTTTGATTTTTAGGCAGTCACTTGGGAAAGTGGGGACTGAGGAGACGGGCTAAGGGCGACAAGCTCCGGGCCTCCGACCGACGGGCAACAGCTGCACGGTGCAAGCGACAGGGGAAGTAAGGATTGAGATTGAAGAGGAAGGTGTGAGATTGAAGAGGAAGAATTACGGAACTAGGGACCTAGCTAGGATAGACTGATGTGTTTTAAAATGTTACTCGCAAGCGCACGAATCAGTTGCAGCACAAATATGCAAGAGCGAGATTGAACCCACAGGGAATGTATGAAAATAGGAAAAACTAATCGAATCCAAATTAATTTAACACCAACGTAGTTGAATGAAAGTTGATGGTGAAGTAGCTAAAACAAATAAAATAGATAAAAGTTACATTGATGACGAAGTAACTAAGGCATCGGATTTCACCACATTACTCAATAAGATATATTACTTACCAATTCCCGAATTATGAGTAGCAATCTAGAAATCAATATATTGCTTTATCAAGATTTAACAATGAAACACATATGAAATTTATCTAAAGTAGACTCTTCTTCGCTTCTTAATTATGAACACCAAAGCATCACATGTACACAAATTTATTGAAACTACAAAAGATCAAAGTGTTTACAAAGCATCAAATGTGAAACAAGCCCATTTGAATGACAATAGACCAAAGGATTTCATTTTAAATATTTTACAAAGCGAAGCATGGATTAATAAAAGTGATTTCCAAACTACCAAAAATGCATGACATTAAAGGTGAAAGGAACAAAAATCTTATTAATGCATTTTGAAGCAAGAGTCATAGACATGAATAACATAATTATGGGAATCGACAGATAATTAAGAGAAACTTATTTTATAATGTGGTTTCCTCCTTAACTTTAGTTAAGGAAATTAGCAACACATAGTACAAATTGAAAACATGTTTAAAACAATACAAAACATCATAGGAAAAATAGCTAAAGAAAGGGAAGAACAAAAGCAACAATATGTCTCTCAATCTCCACTCTCTCCCCCCTCTCCTTATTCTCTTGAAAACAAGCTCTATTTATAGAGCAACATTGAGCTTCATTACAACTTCATCTCCATGTGAAAATAACTTTCCTTCTTCAAACTTCTCATGCTTGATGACAACATATTTCTTCACCCATAAATGTTTTCATACATCACTTTCTCTTCATCTACAACATCATTTGCTTCTCTCATTTTTCATGTACAAGAGTACGTAGACAAACTTTGAAGAATTAGAAGTGAGCTCCTAGATTCATACAAGTTTGTTCCATGCAATCTTGTCTTTGGAAATTTTTCATGCACTTTTCCATTTGTATCAATGCATATCTACGTACCTATGAATCAAATGAGTAAAGTGAATTCAACAATTGAAAGCTAAGGTATATATTTTCAATACAACACACATAATGCAATGGGAAAGCATTCCACCAATAGGCACATGCTATTAGAACAATGAAAACATATGTTACACTTAGTTATTTAATTAAAGGGAAAAAAGACTCATGTTTAAAACAATGACTCAATTTACTATAAAAATAGATAAATTGCTTCATAACTTTAACATTTCATTTATTTAGACATAACATCTATAAGAACACAAAAACAAACTAAATAACTCAAACTAATTAAAACAAGTAACTAACATATATAAATCAGGGATAATAATATGATATAAAATGTGCTCATCATAGACGACTAGACGGGGAAGTAGGATGCAACCTTAACATGGAACGACATCATTTACATATATATATATATAGACACACACACACACACAGAGGAAGGATTGAGAGCGAACGTCCGCGCTTTAAAATGCAGACAATCCACTTGTGAGCACTTTATTGGTTGGTACAATCGTTCAACAAGTCGACCTAATTTCAGCTATATACGTGGGTCCCATCGACAACATCTTCTCTAATTTCCCTTCAAGTGTTAACTATCACCACAATCTCCCACCGCAGTTTCATCACCATACTTCTACTTGGATTGACTATGATTTCTATGAATCAATCCAAAAGAAACAAAAATGAAAGCTTCACATCATTAATTGATCGCTTTACATCATTGATCAACTGTTAGAGCTTTTCATTGATTTATAATCTCAAACCCACAACAGAAACCCAGATGCTAGATCCAACCAGGTAACCATGAATTAATGCAAACTATCAAATAAAAAAATCATATTTTCAATACATCAGTGCCAAACAAAACATCTAGTGCAAGTCATCCTCTTCGTCCCATCTCAATCTTCTGCCAATCTACCTTATCATCTACGTGGCTTTCATTTACCCTAGCTAGCCATGGCTTTGCCGGAGTTGGACGACGATGGGTCACTGAATCTGCCCAATAAAATTAAAAAGATACCCAACAAACTAGAAATAAGAAGAGCAAAAACATGTCGATTGAATGAAGAGTTTGGATTTGGAGGCAGAAAATGAAACGGGTCGGAGAATGATCCTAACCCATCTTGTTATAATAGTTAGTTCCTAATGAGCATATAGACAAGTTAATATTGTGGCTTTGATTCTGGTTTTGTCAATTGAATGTTTTCTGGCAGAACGATTGATTAGGGAAGTAGCGAAGGATTTTGGGTATGCAGCTTTTGAAGAGAAAACACAAAGGCCAGAAGATTAGAGAAGATGATGTCGGTGGGACCTGCGTATATAGCTGAGATTAGGTCGACTTGTTGAACGATTGTACCAACCAATAGAGTACTCACACGTGGATTGTCCGCATTTTAACAAAAGCACGAACGTTCACTCTCAATCCTTGTATATATATATGATGTGATGTAGTTTTTTTTTTTTTTTTTTAGGCTTCAAATTCTCACCTTGGCTCTAGTCCGGTCAAACCTAAAGCTGACTTCACCTCTAGACGTGGATATCAGGCTTCGCCGCCTGAGCATAAGAAGAAAGCAATAGTATTTGGTTTTGTTTTATTCAAGAAAAAGAACAACACTTTCTCTAGCTGAAATGTAGTATATGCAAAATTTCAACCGCTATTTCCTAATATAATCTGCTACACATAGCCACAAAGTATTACTTGATTGAGTAGCTCATGTCATAAGCTTACACAAGCAAGACATACACGCTTGAGAAATATTAGAGAAGAAATTTGTTCAAGTAACAAAATGGATTTCATGTTTTTTTTTTTTAAATGTAAATCGTTATATGTACAAAATGAAGTAAATGACTATATAGAATGGCTCACCTGCTTCTCATGCCCTACATATGTACAAAATGAACTTCAGCTTTGGAATGAAATTTACCCCACCCCAAGGAGAGTGAAACGAAAACAGATCTGAGAGTTTTGTCTCCTCCCCTTTCTCTCTTGCCCAGATCTAGATCTATCTGGGTCTCGATCGAAGGCTGAGAGTTGGGGGTGGATCTTACATCTCCTTCTTCTAGCTTCCTTAGTAATCTTCTCACCCTTTTGTAGTATTATTTTACCCGTTTTGTGGTGATTTTCTGGTTGATGTCTAGATCGGGAGGATTTTGTTCCTCAAATTGTCTTTTCAGTTTTTCTCATTGTCATCCAATCTCATATGCTTCAAGATCTAAGATTACTCAACCCCTCAATAGATCAACTCTCTCTACTCATTACCTCTAAGAAGATGTCTATGGTTGCAAGTATAAAGTGCAAGTCACTTACCCACGCGATTATGGGTGCTCACGCATGGGTTTTACACCCCCCCATTCTCCATCGGTCTCGTTCTTGTTCTCGTTCTATGTTATGGTTCTTGGTTACAACTTGGTAGCCATGTTTCTTTCTTGAGAAGTGTTGTTATGGTGGAAGGATTGGTGTTGTTTTGTGGGATCTCCTCTCTTTGGAGGCTGAGTGTTTTATGGTCTGTGGTTTAGGATTTGGCTGGCAACGGAACATCAACTTGCTCATCCATGCATGTCGTTCTGCCTCCGGTGGTTGATCAATGGCTTTATAGATCGGTAGCGACTGCGACGGCGACGGCGACGGCGACGGAAGAGGCAGCAGCTAGGGTTTGCTTGGGTGGCCGCTGGTTTAGCTTTGATGTGTTTTGTGTAATTTTATTTTTATCTTTAGGGTTACCATTTTTACCTTTTCATGTGGATTGGGTTGAGTGGTAACTTCCCTAATGTTTATCTGTACTTGGGCCTTATTTGGGCTCTTCCATTGGACTTTCCCCTTTGGTAATCATTAATAAAACTTTTCATTAATTCCAAAAAAAAAATGTACAAATTTAAGTAGATGTAGTGGCTTGCATGCTTCTCATACCTTAAAGGTCACATTCGATTTGTAACAGGTCGCGAATTTACAATGGATTTCACTCGGAGCAATTATAATTATGAAAAATTGTAACAATTTTCTTTTTTAGAATGAATTAAAAGCAACTTAAAAGGAAAAAAATGGTGGAATAAATGTAAAAAGGTGACATGATGTCATATTGTAAGGCTTGGGTCCAACATAGGTTACAAATAAGGTAGGAGACATAATCAAAGGCTTTTATTTTCTCCTGAGCTGGAAACGATAATTCTTTGTCTCTCTGCGACTGCTGTTCGTTTCCTTTCTGGTATTCTGATCCATCTGCTTCTTCCTTTCTTATTCGCTTTCTGGAACTTCTCTGCAAATCTTTATTAACACAGCCTCTCTGGGTCAATCGCGCAATCTCAAATTACATTGGCTTTCTGTATGGTGGGTCGGTTTGCTCATCAATCTTAGTCCCAAGGTAATTTTAGCTCTGTTTCTCAGTAATACGTATTCAAATTTACGTAGTCAGCATTCTTTGATTAAGAAATGTATAATTTCCTATGAAGAAATGCATTAAAAGATGTTCATAACCTATTAAATTTGGATGCTTTATCTTTTCTGAGGTTCAATTGAGTGTTTCACTATTGAATTGCGCATCTGTTGTGCACAATTGGCGGCTTATTGTCTGCTATGGGATACTGGGATTGAATTCTATTGATAAATCCATTAACCTTCATTAAATTGTCAATTTTTCCGAGTTTTGTTCTGAAAATTCTGATACTTATGATAGCTATTGACATTTCAATGGTGAATTATTAGTCAGGGGGTTGTTCACTTTCTTACTTAGAACCAAATACTTGGATACCATGTTTATTTCTATGTTTTTATACTAGTTCTGTTGAATGTTGGCTGAAGTGGCCTGATAATTATAAAGATTTAACATTGATTCTGTGATATGCTCTCTCCCAACGCTTTCACTGACAAAGTTGATGGGTTTTTGACTTTTCAGTTTGCCGTGTATCAGTAGTTTGGTGTTAAACATCAAGATGGGAGCCTGTGCGTCCAAGGTGAGTGTTATTTCATTATTGCTTCTGTTTCCTTCAGCAGATTAAGACTTTCCATATGTCAATTGGTAATAACGCATCTTCCTCACCAGAATTTTGTAGACAAATTGGTAACTACTTCAGTTTCTATGCCTAATATGCATGCAAAAGATGTAGTTAGTACTCCTCTCTGGGTTCTGCAATAAAGAAGTTTACCATTTCTTAATGACTATGATGCTCTTTGTAATGATTTTGATACTTCTTGCATGCCACCAAGTGTTTACTTTTCTTGCCTTGTTTAATCTGACAAGTTATCATGCTTGTGATGCTTGTAGTCTAAAACTTTGGGAGATGACGAGTCTGAACATACTGTTGAGTTCACTGGTGGGAATGTGAACCTCATCACCACCATAGAACAGTGGGATCGAAAGTTGGCTGAAGCAAAGACAGATGGCAAAATGGTAAGCTTGAGAACATTTTGCCTTTCCAAGAGAAATGCATTATGTTGAATTATATCTGGTAGTTCACTAACCTGTGATATGCTTTCACTGAGTTAAATTCAATGGTTTTCTTTACTGATGTATATTTGATTAAGAATCCGGCACTGTGGCAATAATGTAGTGATTATCTCATTACCACAACCTGGGATGAAATCCTACAAAATGCAGCACCTTAAAAGAGTCAACAAAAGAGATGAAATAATAGTACGTTTATGACAGAAATTTGTCTGTTGAAAATTTGAGCATCTGCAAATTTAAGGTTTTTTTTTTTTTTTTTTTTTTTTTTCTTTCTTGAAAGGGCAAATTAAGTTTATGTTAAAGGAAACCTTAGTGTTTATGGATCGTATTTTAAGACTGCAAGGTCATATATGCATCATTAGTTCATTACACGACCCATGCTGCAGCTTCAATATGTCCATGCTATTGTTGCATACTGTGTAGTTTAACTAGATTTGGGTTTTTGATTTGCATGCATACGAACTTACTTGTTCTTAGTAGGCAATTTCAATTTGAATAATTTGTTAGCATGGTTTTGAAGATCTATATAAATTGAGATTGATATGTTCAACAGGTGATTGCAAACTTCAGTGCAACATGGTGTGGTCCTTGCAAACAGATCGCTCCCTTATTTCGCGAGTTATCTGAGCAATACACTTCGTTAATGTTCCTTGTGGTTGATGTCGATGAACTTACTGTAAGTTGGTAACCAATTTGCTTAATTCAATAGAGTTGGTGCTATTGATGCTGATAGTCTGATGTGTCCAGTACATTGATGCGGGTTTAGTGCCTATCATAAGTTATTTAATGGTAGGTGATTCTAACATTCAGTTTTGTATGGTGCAGGATTTCAGCACTTCATGGGATATCAAGGCCACTCCTACTTTCTTCTTCCTCCGAGATGGTCAGCAAGTTGACAAGCTTGTTGGAGCCAACAAGGTAGAGTTGCAAAAGAAGATAGTTGCCATTGTAGATTCAGCCCCATGTAAGAAATGACTACTATACTGGTCCGTTAGTCATTCAAAGTATCCTTACATTTGTTGCAGGTTTCTTGATATTAATGTGTATTTTTGGTTGCAAGTTCTTGGATTGTAAATAATTAATTATGAATGAGATCAGATGAGTTCTGTTGATATGAAATCTCAAGATCTTTCATGAGGATTTTACTATTGTTATTTAAACTTAATTGGTGGCCATTACTCTTTTTTCTTTCACTCTTGCAACCAAATCTGATCAATTTGTAGCCATTACCAATTGCTCAAACCTCCTCTGCTCTATTTGTGTGACCACCAATTACATCTTCTCCATTCGGTTGGGGGAGAATTACACAAATTAGCAGAAAGATCCTTCACCCTCATGACTGTAATAAGATGTTCATGCGCCGCTGGTATGCCTTCAAAAACGCGGTTCTTCTTCCATTCGGCGAAAATTATACAGACGCACCCGGGTGCGCTGAATACGCTCTCTTCGTTCGGATATATATCGGTCGGAATGGCTTATGGAAGGTCTTGACCATCTCCATGTAAACGACTAACTGAAGCTTCTGGATTGTAAAACGCCATCGTTTTATGCAGAAGAAAGTTTGACCATCTCCATGTAAACGACTAACTGAAGCTTCTGGATTGTAAAACGCCATCGTTTTATGCAGAAGAAAGTTTACTAATGTCGACAACCTGATTAAACGTGGAGAAAGAAATCAAACCCTAGCCAGACATCATCACCAGCCATCAAAATTCAAGAATATTATACAGCTGATTAGCTAAAAGACGATTACTTTCTTAATCAATCGATTACTTGTTCCTCAGCCTCAGATGTCAACCTTTCACAAACAACACAGCCGCGTTAACAGTCACAATCATTCCACTAAGGCACGTAGTGCTATGCCAGCTTGACCAAGATAGATATTCCTCCACCAGTTTGTCAATCACTACTGAAAGCTACAATAGTTCCCTAATACTGTCATACATGATAAGACATCCAAAAAAATATTCATACCAGAAATAATCATAGACCCCATGCACATGTTAGTGAACCTTTTGTTTGATATTGAGCTGAACTGTTTAATTCTTCATAAGTTTGGCCGTGATAGAGAAACATGATCTGTAACACCACCATAGGACATGAACATATGGGAGGCCAAATCAACAATCCCTCTCTACCAGAACAAGTACACATAAACACTCCTCATGTAATTATAGATACAAAACTACAACTAACTTGATCAATTCATGAAGAAACGATTCTGAGATAAGTATTAAAAAATAACACAAGTAAATGAATGAGTAGAGGAAGAAAAAAAAATAACAGCAAGCAAGCTTCATTGCCTGATCGATGAGAGGAACCATATCGCATTATCAGATT of the Fragaria vesca subsp. vesca linkage group LG6, FraVesHawaii_1.0, whole genome shotgun sequence genome contains:
- the LOC101301882 gene encoding thioredoxin H9-like isoform 1, which codes for MGACASKNFVDKLSKTLGDDESEHTVEFTGGNVNLITTIEQWDRKLAEAKTDGKMVIANFSATWCGPCKQIAPLFRELSEQYTSLMFLVVDVDELTDFSTSWDIKATPTFFFLRDGQQVDKLVGANKVELQKKIVAIVDSAPCKK
- the LOC101301882 gene encoding thioredoxin H9-like isoform 2; the encoded protein is MGACASKSKTLGDDESEHTVEFTGGNVNLITTIEQWDRKLAEAKTDGKMVIANFSATWCGPCKQIAPLFRELSEQYTSLMFLVVDVDELTDFSTSWDIKATPTFFFLRDGQQVDKLVGANKVELQKKIVAIVDSAPCKK